The following are from one region of the Geothermobacter ehrlichii genome:
- a CDS encoding YicC/YloC family endoribonuclease — protein sequence MALYSMTGFGKGQAASETLTIGVEIRSVNHRFCDVGIKGPKVVAPLEAALKKRLSEQLSRGKVDVFVNLDIIGEQGYEARVNLPLAQAVVRALTELRETFQLSDAVTLDMLSRQKDILLLEESLSLDELEPCLDRALQEAIDNLVVMRAREGQALREDFEQRLATLAALLDEIAGRADRVPQEWREKLEQRLAKYADDIEIDPQRMAQELAVYADRCDISEELTRFRSHLEQFRQLLDSEEPVGRKLDFLVQEINREANTIGSKANDAHICRLVVDIKAELEKIREQVQNVV from the coding sequence ATGGCACTCTACAGCATGACGGGCTTCGGCAAGGGCCAGGCCGCAAGTGAAACTTTGACCATCGGGGTCGAAATCAGGTCGGTCAATCATCGTTTCTGCGATGTCGGTATCAAGGGGCCCAAGGTCGTTGCCCCTCTTGAGGCGGCGCTGAAAAAACGGCTGTCAGAGCAGCTTTCCCGCGGCAAGGTCGATGTCTTTGTCAATCTGGACATCATCGGCGAGCAGGGCTACGAGGCCAGGGTCAACCTGCCGCTCGCCCAGGCCGTGGTCAGAGCCCTGACCGAGCTGCGGGAAACGTTTCAGCTGTCGGATGCCGTCACCCTCGACATGCTGTCCCGGCAGAAGGATATCCTGCTGCTCGAGGAGTCCCTTTCGCTCGACGAGCTCGAGCCCTGCCTCGATCGGGCGCTGCAGGAGGCGATCGACAACCTCGTGGTCATGCGGGCCAGGGAAGGGCAGGCGCTGCGGGAGGATTTCGAGCAGCGGCTCGCCACTCTGGCCGCGTTGCTCGACGAGATTGCCGGCAGGGCCGACCGGGTGCCGCAGGAGTGGCGGGAAAAGCTCGAACAGCGGCTTGCCAAATACGCCGACGATATCGAAATCGATCCCCAGCGCATGGCCCAGGAGCTGGCGGTCTATGCCGACCGCTGCGACATCAGCGAGGAGCTGACCCGTTTTCGCAGCCACCTCGAACAGTTTCGCCAGCTCCTCGATTCGGAAGAGCCGGTCGGCCGCAAACTCGACTTTCTGGTGCAGGAAATCAACCGGGAGGCCAACACCATCGGCAGCAAGGCCAATGACGCTCACATCTGCCGCCTGGTGGTCGATATCAAGGCTGAGCTGGAAAAGATCCGCGAACAGGTACAGAATGTGGTTTGA
- a CDS encoding four helix bundle protein, which yields MKSHKDLLVWQKSVDFVAAIYAATKSWPSEEIYGLTSQIRRAAVSVPCNIAEGAGRGGRREYTRFLAIALGSLAEVETQLVIADRLGYMRDCSELNESLQEIRRMLVGLNKSLEVAC from the coding sequence TTGAAAAGCCATAAGGATCTGTTGGTCTGGCAGAAGAGTGTGGATTTTGTTGCTGCCATTTACGCGGCGACCAAAAGTTGGCCGAGCGAGGAAATCTATGGTTTGACGTCCCAGATTCGTCGGGCGGCAGTTTCTGTTCCTTGCAACATTGCTGAAGGGGCAGGTCGGGGAGGACGAAGAGAATACACCCGGTTTCTTGCCATTGCCCTGGGATCTTTGGCTGAAGTTGAGACCCAGCTTGTGATAGCGGATCGTCTGGGATATATGAGGGACTGCTCTGAGCTGAATGAGAGTCTTCAGGAAATAAGGCGTATGCTGGTCGGTTTGAACAAAAGTCTGGAGGTTGCATGTTGA
- the gmk gene encoding guanylate kinase — MPRNGILFVVSAPSGAGKTTLCRYLVDMFPEIRQSISFTTRTPREGEVDGVDYHFVGRETFERMVAEGAFAEWAEVHGNLYGTSLRTLQQAREAGEDILLDIDCQGAAQLRDRLDDAVFVFILPPSLKELERRLRGRQTDAEDVIARRLANARREIAQAHWYDYLLVNADLEESAAQLRAIVMAERCRTRRFRDAPARWYGIDEPDC; from the coding sequence GTGCCCCGAAACGGAATTCTGTTTGTTGTATCCGCGCCGTCCGGGGCCGGAAAAACGACGCTCTGTCGTTACCTTGTTGACATGTTTCCCGAAATTCGGCAATCTATTTCGTTCACGACCCGCACTCCCCGCGAGGGAGAGGTCGACGGCGTGGACTACCATTTTGTCGGGCGCGAGACGTTCGAACGGATGGTCGCCGAGGGGGCCTTCGCCGAATGGGCCGAGGTTCACGGCAATCTCTACGGCACCTCGCTGCGGACCCTGCAGCAGGCCCGGGAAGCCGGTGAGGACATTCTGCTCGACATCGACTGCCAGGGTGCCGCCCAGTTGCGGGACAGGCTGGACGATGCCGTCTTTGTCTTCATCCTGCCACCGTCGCTGAAAGAGCTGGAGCGGCGGTTGCGCGGCCGGCAGACCGACGCCGAGGATGTCATCGCCCGCCGGCTGGCCAATGCCCGCCGGGAGATCGCTCAGGCGCACTGGTACGATTATCTTCTGGTCAATGCCGATCTGGAAGAGTCGGCCGCACAGCTCAGGGCCATTGTCATGGCCGAACGGTGCCGGACCCGGCGCTTCCGGGATGCGCCGGCCCGCTGGTACGGCATTGACGAACCGGATTGCTGA
- the rpoZ gene encoding DNA-directed RNA polymerase subunit omega, producing MARVTVEDCLTQISNRFLLCMVAAKRSKQLYKGATPLIENKSGNKKVVLALREIAAGKVAFEVPGKKA from the coding sequence ATGGCGCGCGTAACTGTTGAAGACTGCCTTACCCAGATTTCCAACCGTTTTCTGCTCTGCATGGTGGCGGCCAAACGGTCCAAGCAGCTTTACAAGGGGGCGACGCCCCTGATCGAGAACAAGTCCGGAAACAAGAAGGTGGTTCTGGCCCTGCGGGAGATCGCCGCCGGCAAGGTCGCCTTCGAAGTGCCGGGAAAGAAAGCCTGA
- a CDS encoding RelA/SpoT family protein has protein sequence MTRPDEVIERVSRYHPEADTDLLHRAFTFCRQVCLDRSSGPGKAVWQHSVEVASLLAQLQLDIPSIVAGILHDTIRDGGPTLDEIARDFGADIAELVEGVNKIGRIAFKKRAREQAESFRKMLLAMARDIRVILVKLADRLHTMRTLDSRPPEQQLLLAQETMEVFAPLANRMGIGWIKNELENLSFRYLYPAEYRELSRRLARRKREHARYIEEIKRKLENLLAENRIDGQVSGRAKHLYSIFMKMKRQGIEFDQVHDLIAFRIILKTVQECYAVLGMVHALWKPIPGRFKDYIAMPKANMYQSLHTTVMGPHGERMEIQLRTEEMHRIAEEGIAAHWKYKEGGGPVAATAQHDRRFAWLRQILEWQKDLSDSREFLSVVKVDLFPEEVYVFTPNGDVKELPRGSTPIDFAYAIHSDIGHHCVGARVNGKLVPLKTELQNGDIVEVVTSPHQAPSKDWLKFVRTSKARNKIRHWIKTEQRQKSIELGRELLEKKLRKYGMGLKKVQQSEAFEKAWRELGFTQGDDMLAALGYGKVSLGQVVSRIVPREKLDEEGSRPTTPLGKVVEKIRRKPSSAIRLQGVEDILVRFARCCSPLPGDEVVGFITRGRGITVHTADCTQVQVADPERRVSVEWDMKKKSSRPVKIRVFCEDQKGMLAGITAAITNCEANIISATVRAERGRKGINTFEIDVQDLAHLNRVRQAVLNVKGVYRVDRIRGQ, from the coding sequence ATGACCAGGCCGGACGAAGTCATCGAACGGGTGAGCCGTTACCACCCGGAAGCCGATACCGATCTTCTTCACCGGGCCTTCACCTTCTGCCGCCAGGTCTGTCTCGACCGTTCTTCCGGCCCCGGCAAGGCCGTCTGGCAGCATTCCGTCGAAGTCGCCTCCCTGCTCGCCCAATTGCAGCTCGACATTCCCAGCATCGTCGCCGGCATCCTGCACGATACCATCCGTGACGGCGGTCCCACGCTCGACGAGATCGCCCGGGATTTCGGCGCCGATATCGCCGAACTGGTCGAAGGCGTCAACAAGATCGGGCGCATTGCCTTCAAGAAGCGGGCGAGGGAGCAGGCGGAAAGCTTTCGCAAGATGTTGCTGGCCATGGCCAGGGATATCCGGGTCATTCTGGTCAAGCTGGCCGACCGGCTGCACACCATGCGGACACTGGACAGCCGGCCGCCAGAGCAGCAGCTGCTGCTGGCCCAGGAAACCATGGAGGTGTTCGCTCCTCTGGCCAACCGCATGGGTATCGGCTGGATCAAGAATGAACTGGAGAATCTGTCCTTCCGTTATCTGTATCCCGCCGAATACCGGGAGCTGTCCCGCAGGCTGGCCAGGCGCAAGCGGGAGCATGCCCGCTACATCGAGGAAATCAAGCGCAAGCTGGAAAATCTCCTGGCGGAAAACCGCATTGACGGGCAGGTTTCCGGCCGGGCCAAGCACCTCTACTCGATTTTCATGAAGATGAAGCGTCAGGGGATCGAGTTCGATCAGGTGCATGACCTGATCGCCTTCCGGATCATTCTCAAGACCGTGCAGGAGTGTTACGCGGTGCTGGGGATGGTGCATGCCCTCTGGAAGCCGATTCCCGGCCGGTTCAAGGACTATATCGCCATGCCCAAGGCCAACATGTACCAGTCGCTGCACACGACGGTCATGGGGCCGCACGGCGAGCGCATGGAAATCCAGTTGCGCACCGAAGAGATGCATCGTATCGCCGAGGAGGGGATAGCCGCGCACTGGAAGTACAAGGAGGGCGGCGGTCCGGTGGCGGCTACGGCGCAGCACGACCGGCGCTTTGCCTGGCTGCGGCAGATTCTCGAATGGCAGAAGGACCTGAGCGATTCGCGGGAATTTCTTTCCGTCGTCAAGGTCGATCTCTTTCCCGAAGAGGTTTACGTCTTTACCCCCAACGGCGATGTCAAGGAGCTGCCGCGCGGCTCCACCCCGATCGATTTCGCCTACGCGATCCATTCCGACATCGGCCATCACTGCGTCGGGGCCCGGGTCAACGGCAAGCTGGTGCCGCTGAAGACCGAGCTGCAGAACGGCGACATCGTCGAGGTGGTGACTTCTCCCCACCAGGCCCCGAGCAAAGACTGGCTCAAGTTCGTCCGCACCTCCAAGGCCCGCAACAAGATCCGGCACTGGATCAAGACCGAACAGCGGCAAAAGAGTATCGAACTCGGACGCGAGCTGCTGGAGAAGAAGCTGCGAAAGTACGGGATGGGGCTGAAGAAGGTCCAGCAGTCGGAAGCTTTTGAGAAGGCCTGGCGGGAGCTCGGTTTCACCCAGGGCGACGACATGCTGGCCGCTCTCGGTTACGGCAAGGTTTCGCTGGGGCAGGTCGTTTCCCGCATCGTGCCGCGCGAAAAGCTTGACGAAGAAGGCAGCAGGCCGACAACGCCTCTCGGCAAGGTCGTTGAAAAGATTCGCCGCAAGCCGTCGAGCGCCATCAGGTTGCAGGGGGTCGAAGACATCCTGGTCCGGTTTGCGCGCTGCTGCAGTCCGTTGCCCGGAGACGAGGTGGTCGGTTTCATCACCCGCGGCAGGGGGATTACCGTTCACACCGCCGACTGCACCCAGGTGCAGGTGGCCGATCCGGAGCGGCGCGTCAGCGTCGAGTGGGACATGAAGAAAAAGTCCTCGCGGCCGGTCAAGATTCGCGTCTTCTGCGAAGATCAGAAGGGAATGCTGGCTGGCATCACCGCCGCCATCACCAATTGCGAGGCCAACATCATCAGCGCCACGGTCCGCGCCGAACGCGGCAGGAAGGGGATCAACACCTTCGAGATTGACGTGCAGGACCTGGCCCATCTCAACCGGGTCAGGCAGGCGGTGCTCAACGTCAAGGGGGTTTACCGGGTCGATCGAATCCGAGGGCAGTGA
- a CDS encoding RidA family protein — translation MGKEIFSTASAPAAIGPYSQAVRVGDLLFCSGQIPLVPETGEVVGEDLEAQAEQVMKNMGAVLAAAGLDYRHVVKTTIYMTDLSRFAEVNAIYGRYFPQQPPARATVEVSRLPKDVQIEIEWVASFQAG, via the coding sequence ATGGGCAAGGAGATCTTTTCGACGGCATCGGCGCCGGCGGCCATCGGCCCCTATTCGCAGGCGGTCAGGGTGGGGGATCTGCTCTTCTGTTCCGGACAGATTCCCCTGGTGCCGGAAACGGGGGAGGTTGTCGGTGAGGATTTGGAGGCGCAGGCCGAACAGGTGATGAAGAACATGGGCGCGGTTCTGGCCGCGGCCGGGCTCGATTACCGACATGTGGTCAAGACGACCATCTACATGACCGACCTGTCGCGTTTTGCCGAGGTCAACGCCATCTACGGGCGGTATTTCCCGCAGCAGCCGCCGGCCCGGGCCACGGTCGAGGTCAGTCGCCTGCCGAAGGACGTGCAGATCGAAATCGAGTGGGTTGCCAGTTTTCAGGCCGGTTGA
- the rpmB gene encoding 50S ribosomal protein L28 — MAKVCEVCGKKPTTGNNVSHAHNKTRKIWYPNLQKVRAVQNNGQVRSMKVCTRCIRSGAVVKAG; from the coding sequence ATGGCCAAGGTTTGCGAAGTTTGCGGAAAGAAACCAACCACTGGCAACAATGTCAGTCATGCCCATAACAAGACCCGTAAGATCTGGTACCCCAACCTGCAGAAGGTCAGGGCGGTTCAGAACAACGGACAGGTCCGCTCGATGAAGGTCTGCACCCGCTGCATTCGTTCGGGGGCCGTCGTCAAGGCGGGCTGA
- a CDS encoding DUF523 domain-containing protein, which produces MTPRPGDRILVSACLLGVNCRYDGGEKRHDGVIAHLREHALVAVPVCPEQLAGLPTPRPQTEFSEGDGAALLANRGRVTSIHGTDMSRRFIQGARETLKVAQICACTCALLKERSPSCGVRQIYRRGQIVSGMGVTAALLEQNGLRLMSEEDLARE; this is translated from the coding sequence ATGACGCCGCGCCCTGGCGACAGGATTCTGGTCAGCGCCTGTCTACTGGGGGTGAACTGCCGCTACGACGGTGGCGAAAAGCGCCACGACGGCGTCATCGCCCATCTGCGCGAGCACGCCCTGGTCGCCGTTCCGGTCTGTCCCGAACAGCTCGCCGGCCTGCCGACCCCCCGCCCGCAAACGGAATTCAGCGAGGGGGACGGCGCCGCACTGCTCGCCAACCGCGGGCGCGTCACCAGCATCCACGGCACGGACATGAGCCGCCGCTTCATCCAGGGCGCCCGGGAGACCCTCAAGGTCGCACAAATCTGCGCCTGCACCTGCGCCCTGCTCAAGGAACGCAGCCCCTCCTGCGGCGTCCGCCAGATCTACCGCCGGGGACAGATCGTCTCCGGAATGGGAGTCACCGCCGCCCTGCTCGAACAGAACGGCCTGCGGCTGATGTCGGAAGAAGATCTTGCACGGGAATAG
- the purN gene encoding phosphoribosylglycinamide formyltransferase, with translation MSGKLRLGILASGGGTNLQAIIDRCADGSLPAEIAVVISNNPDAGALERARKAGIPARCIDHRPFTSREDYDRALVAALRESGVELVVLAGFMRLLTEVLLDAFPGRIMNIHPALLPAFPGLHAQKKALEYGVRFAGCTVHFVDNGVDTGPIILQAVVPVLQDDTEETLSRRILQQEHRIYPRAIELFAQGRLRIEGRRVLIDPPLDPGESALVNPPLEG, from the coding sequence ATGAGCGGCAAACTGCGACTCGGCATCCTCGCCTCGGGCGGGGGAACCAATCTGCAGGCGATCATCGACCGCTGCGCCGACGGCAGCCTGCCGGCCGAGATTGCCGTCGTCATCAGCAACAATCCCGATGCCGGTGCCCTCGAACGGGCGCGCAAGGCCGGCATTCCGGCCCGCTGCATTGATCACAGGCCCTTCACCAGCCGCGAGGACTACGACCGGGCACTGGTCGCCGCCCTGCGGGAGTCCGGCGTCGAACTGGTGGTGCTGGCCGGGTTCATGCGCCTGCTCACCGAGGTTCTGCTCGACGCCTTTCCCGGGCGCATCATGAACATCCATCCGGCACTGCTGCCCGCCTTTCCCGGACTGCACGCCCAGAAAAAGGCCCTCGAATACGGAGTACGCTTTGCCGGCTGCACCGTGCACTTCGTCGACAACGGCGTCGATACCGGCCCCATCATTCTGCAGGCAGTGGTGCCGGTGCTGCAGGACGACACCGAGGAGACCCTCTCCCGTCGTATTCTGCAGCAGGAACACCGCATCTATCCCCGGGCCATCGAGCTCTTCGCCCAGGGACGCCTGCGCATCGAGGGCCGCCGGGTCCTGATCGATCCTCCCCTCGATCCAGGCGAGAGCGCCCTGGTCAATCCGCCGCTGGAAGGCTGA
- the purM gene encoding phosphoribosylformylglycinamidine cyclo-ligase has translation MSDKKELTYKDAGVDIDAGNRFVDLIKPLVKRASRPEVLTDIGGFGGLFSFHADKYRNPVLVSSTDGVGTKLKLAFMMDRHDTVGIDLVAMCVNDIVVQGAEPLFFLDYLATGKLAPEKMADIVAGISEGCVQAGCALIGGETAEMPGMYADGEYDLAGFTVGVVDNSSIIDGSDITVGDVVIGIASNGLHSNGYSLARKVLLEVMGLDLTDRPAGLEQPLGEALLKPTRIYVRTIFNLLRDFTIKGMAHITGGGLVENIPRVLPRHCRVVIDTRSWPKPALFEILREGGNIAPAEMYRTFNYGIGMVLIVPAGTDEEILLRLNGLGETAWRIGEVTTCEEDEEQVVLSGLERRKA, from the coding sequence TTGTCCGACAAAAAAGAGCTGACCTACAAGGACGCCGGGGTCGACATCGACGCCGGCAACCGGTTCGTCGACCTGATCAAGCCGCTGGTCAAAAGGGCGAGCCGCCCAGAGGTACTGACCGACATCGGCGGCTTCGGCGGGCTTTTCTCCTTCCACGCCGACAAGTACCGCAACCCGGTCCTGGTCTCCTCCACCGACGGCGTCGGCACCAAGCTGAAGCTGGCCTTCATGATGGACAGGCACGACACGGTCGGCATCGACCTGGTCGCCATGTGCGTCAACGACATCGTCGTCCAGGGCGCCGAGCCCCTCTTCTTTCTCGACTACCTGGCCACCGGCAAGCTGGCCCCGGAAAAGATGGCCGATATCGTCGCCGGCATCTCCGAAGGCTGTGTGCAGGCAGGATGTGCCCTGATCGGCGGCGAAACGGCCGAAATGCCCGGCATGTATGCCGATGGCGAATACGACCTGGCCGGTTTCACGGTCGGCGTGGTCGATAACAGCAGCATCATCGACGGCTCGGACATCACCGTCGGCGACGTCGTCATCGGCATCGCCTCGAACGGCCTGCACTCCAACGGCTACTCCCTGGCGCGCAAGGTGCTGCTGGAGGTGATGGGACTCGACCTGACCGACAGGCCGGCCGGACTGGAACAGCCCCTCGGCGAAGCCCTGCTGAAGCCGACCCGCATCTACGTGCGCACCATCTTCAATCTGCTGCGCGACTTCACCATCAAGGGGATGGCCCACATCACCGGCGGCGGCCTGGTCGAAAACATCCCCCGGGTGCTGCCGCGCCACTGCCGGGTCGTGATCGACACCCGGTCGTGGCCCAAGCCGGCGCTGTTCGAAATCCTGCGCGAAGGCGGCAACATTGCGCCCGCGGAAATGTATCGCACCTTCAACTACGGCATCGGCATGGTGCTGATCGTGCCGGCAGGAACGGACGAAGAGATTCTTCTCCGCCTCAACGGCCTGGGCGAAACGGCCTGGCGCATCGGCGAGGTCACCACCTGTGAAGAGGACGAAGAGCAGGTGGTGCTCAGCGGACTCGAGCGGAGGAAAGCATGA
- the rimI gene encoding ribosomal protein S18-alanine N-acetyltransferase produces the protein MSMPVAIRPMTRSDIEQVTLIERACQPHPWDAGIFRRELDNPDARLVVAETAGCVAAFLVSWQVLDEVEIHNVCVAPAFRRQGLARALLTDLFTATEGARHFLEVRVGNLPAVRLYESLGFVRQAVRRRYYHDGEDALVMVREAGAAGIRP, from the coding sequence ATGTCTATGCCGGTCGCCATCAGGCCGATGACCAGAAGCGATATCGAACAGGTTACCCTGATCGAGCGTGCTTGTCAGCCCCATCCCTGGGACGCCGGAATTTTTCGCCGCGAACTGGACAACCCCGACGCCAGGCTGGTCGTCGCCGAAACGGCTGGCTGCGTCGCCGCCTTTCTGGTGAGCTGGCAGGTGCTGGACGAGGTTGAGATTCACAATGTCTGTGTCGCTCCGGCTTTCCGCCGGCAGGGGCTGGCGCGCGCCCTGCTGACGGACCTGTTCACTGCCACGGAGGGAGCGCGTCATTTTCTCGAAGTCAGAGTCGGCAACCTGCCTGCCGTCAGGCTCTACGAAAGCCTCGGCTTCGTCCGGCAGGCGGTCCGCCGACGCTATTATCATGACGGCGAAGACGCCCTGGTCATGGTCCGCGAGGCCGGGGCCGCCGGAATTCGACCCTGA
- a CDS encoding dihydroorotate dehydrogenase electron transfer subunit, producing the protein MPNFKTRILANQEIAPGYWRMRIQAPGAVAACRPGQFLMFRVQLSLLPLLRRPFGIFRTGFQPSDVDGLPPVEYLEILYKVVGQGTAMMSELHQGDRVEILSPLGRGFDPGQPGREKILVGGGIGLVPLFMLAEQLVADSKVRLLMGGRTRDDIIAITEFERLGVETYTSTEDGSLGEQGLVTDVLEKKLDQVADAEVFACGPMPMLEAVHRICSRHGVPLQVSLEALMACGVGACLGCVVKGAGHSDENPRYLCTCKEGPVFRSEQLDWSRLEKTDSFCEGCKQ; encoded by the coding sequence ATGCCCAATTTCAAGACCCGCATCCTGGCCAACCAGGAAATCGCGCCGGGATACTGGCGCATGCGCATCCAGGCCCCGGGAGCCGTCGCCGCCTGCCGGCCGGGCCAGTTCCTGATGTTTCGGGTGCAGCTGTCCCTGCTGCCGCTTCTGCGTCGCCCCTTCGGCATTTTCCGCACCGGGTTCCAGCCGTCCGATGTCGACGGCCTTCCTCCCGTCGAATATCTCGAAATTCTCTACAAGGTGGTCGGCCAGGGAACGGCGATGATGAGCGAACTGCACCAGGGCGACCGGGTGGAGATCCTGTCGCCGCTGGGCCGCGGCTTCGATCCCGGGCAGCCGGGCAGGGAGAAGATTCTGGTTGGTGGCGGCATCGGGCTGGTGCCGCTGTTCATGCTCGCCGAACAGCTGGTTGCCGACAGCAAGGTGCGTCTGCTCATGGGCGGCCGCACACGCGACGACATCATCGCCATCACCGAGTTCGAGCGTCTCGGGGTCGAAACCTACACCTCGACAGAGGACGGCAGCCTCGGCGAGCAGGGACTGGTGACCGACGTGCTAGAGAAGAAGCTGGACCAGGTCGCCGACGCTGAAGTCTTTGCCTGCGGTCCGATGCCGATGCTGGAAGCGGTGCACCGGATTTGCAGCCGCCACGGCGTGCCGCTGCAGGTTTCCCTCGAGGCCCTGATGGCCTGCGGGGTCGGCGCCTGTCTTGGCTGCGTGGTCAAGGGAGCCGGCCATTCCGACGAAAATCCCCGCTACCTCTGTACCTGCAAGGAGGGGCCGGTGTTCCGCTCGGAACAGCTCGACTGGAGCCGCCTGGAAAAGACCGACAGTTTCTGCGAGGGGTGCAAGCAATGA
- a CDS encoding dihydroorotate dehydrogenase codes for MKVSLAVEVAGIQMKNPVMPASGTFGYGEEYAPYIDLNNLGAIVTKGLSLRPKAGNPTPRITETVSGMLNAIGLQNVGVDAFIEHKMPFLRELNTPVIANFFGNTLDEYGEVARRLDAIPELAGVELNISCPNVKQGGIVFGTDPKAAFDAVNVVRKNLRKPLIVKLTPNVTDITEIARAAEDAGADALSCINTITGMAIDVRTRRPKIANRTGGLSGPAIRPVAVRMVHQVVQAVKIPVIGVGGISTAEDALEFLIAGASAVQVGTANFVDPDAMQKVIDGLERFCLEEGIGDIRTLIGSLEGQ; via the coding sequence ATGAAGGTTTCCCTGGCCGTCGAGGTGGCCGGCATCCAGATGAAAAACCCGGTCATGCCGGCTTCAGGCACCTTCGGCTACGGCGAGGAATACGCACCCTATATCGACCTGAACAACCTGGGGGCCATCGTCACCAAGGGTCTGTCCCTGCGCCCCAAGGCGGGCAATCCGACGCCGCGCATCACCGAGACGGTCAGCGGCATGCTCAACGCCATCGGCCTGCAGAATGTCGGCGTCGACGCTTTCATCGAGCACAAAATGCCCTTTCTGCGCGAGCTCAACACGCCGGTCATCGCCAATTTCTTCGGCAACACCCTGGACGAGTACGGCGAGGTGGCGAGGCGGCTCGATGCCATTCCAGAGCTGGCTGGCGTCGAGCTGAACATCTCCTGTCCCAACGTCAAGCAGGGCGGGATTGTCTTTGGCACCGACCCCAAGGCGGCCTTCGACGCCGTCAACGTGGTGCGGAAAAATCTGCGGAAGCCGCTCATTGTCAAGCTCACGCCCAACGTGACCGATATCACCGAAATCGCCCGGGCGGCCGAGGATGCCGGTGCCGACGCCCTGAGCTGCATCAACACCATCACCGGCATGGCCATCGATGTCCGGACCCGCCGGCCGAAGATAGCCAACCGTACCGGCGGTCTGTCGGGGCCGGCCATCCGCCCGGTCGCGGTGCGCATGGTGCATCAGGTCGTGCAGGCGGTGAAGATTCCGGTCATCGGCGTCGGCGGCATCAGTACGGCCGAGGATGCGCTCGAATTTCTCATCGCCGGTGCCAGCGCGGTTCAGGTCGGCACGGCCAATTTTGTTGATCCCGACGCCATGCAGAAGGTGATCGACGGCCTGGAGCGTTTCTGCCTGGAGGAAGGTATCGGGGACATTCGCACGCTGATCGGCAGTCTGGAAGGGCAGTGA